The Zingiber officinale cultivar Zhangliang chromosome 9A, Zo_v1.1, whole genome shotgun sequence genome window below encodes:
- the LOC122018533 gene encoding laccase-4-like yields the protein MASSLLPLSLSFLIMVSYLMTIAVPSAIVAEQIRHFEFNVQMAKVTRLCSTKSIVTVNKQFPGPELIVREGDRVVVKVTNHVTYNITLHWHGIRQLRSGWADGPAYVTQCPIQTGRSYVYDFTIIGQRGTFFWHAHISWLRATLYGPLIILPKIGVPYPFPEPYKEVPIILGEWWKADTEAVISQALQSGGGPNVSDAYTINGLPGPLYNCSDQDTFKLKVKAGKTYMLRLINAALNDELFFSVADHKITVVDVDGVYVKPFDADVIIITPGQTSNLLLRTKPSYPNAAFLMEARPYSTARRGTYDNTTVAGELEYEYQTAASHKALPLRAPTLPAFKDTSFAAKFARKLRSLATPLFPARVPRGDAVRRFFFTVGLGTLPCPANATCQGPTNDTMFAAAINNISFVTPATALLQAHYFKRSRGVYTQDFPELPAAPFDYTEAPPNDNTAVKIGTRLAVLPFNTSVEVVMQDTNILGAESHPLHLHGFNFFVVGQGSGNFDQDNHPVVFNLVDPVERNTVGVPAGGWVAIRFLADNPGVWLMHCHIETHLTWGLKMGWLVLDGSLPSQKLPPPPSDLPRC from the exons ATGGCATCCTCTCTTCTTCCGCTCTCCCTTTCCTTCCTAATAATGGTCTCCTACTTAATGACTATCGCTGTTCCAAGTGCCATAGTAGCCGAGCAAATCAGGCACTTCGAGTTCAAT GTGCAAATGGCCAAAGTGACTCGGCTCTGTAGCACCAAGAGCATTGTGACAGTGAACAAGCAATTCCCGGGGCCAGAGCTCATCGTGAGGGAAGGCGATCGTGTTGTTGTCAAAGTCACCAACCATGTCACGTACAACATCACCCTTCACTG GCATGGTATTCGACAACTAAGGAGTGGGTGGGCCGACGGACCAGCCTATGTGACTCAGTGCCCAATCCAAACCGGCCGAAGCTATGTGTACGATTTCACTATTATAGGACAAAGAGGCACCTTTTTTTGGCACGCCCATATCTCATGGCTTAGGGCTACCCTCTATGGCCCTCTTATTATTCTCCCAAAGATTGGGGTGCCCTATCCTTTCCCCGAACCCTACAAGGAAGTCCCTATCATCTTGG GGGAGTGGTGGAAGGCTGACACAGAGGCCGTCATTAGCCAAGCTCTTCAAAGCGGAGGAGGGCCTAATGTTTCGGATGCCTATACTATTAATGGCCTACCTGGTCCCCTGTACAATTGCTCAGATCAAG ATACGTTCAAGTTGAAGGTGAAGGCAGGGAAGACGTACATGCTCCGCCTCATCAACGCCGCACTCAACGACGAGCTCTTCTTCAGCGTCGCCGACCACAAAATCACTGTCGTCGATGTCGACGGCGTCTATGTCAAGCCCTTCGACGCCGACGTCATCATCATCACCCCCGGCCAAACGAGCAACCTCCTACTCCGCACCAAGCCGAGCTATCCCAACGCCGCCTTCCTCATGGAGGCCAGGCCTTACTCCACCGCCCGCCGAGGCACATACGACAACACCACCGTCGCCGGCGAGCTCGAGTACGAGTACCAAACCGCCGCCTCCCACAAGGCCCTCCCCCTCCGGGCGCCGACGCTGCCGGCGTTCAAAGACACCTCCTTCGCCGCGAAGTTCGCCAGGAAGCTGCGCAGCCTGGCGACTCCCCTGTTCCCGGCGAGGGTCCCCCGCGGCGACGCCGTCAGGCGATTCTTCTTCACGGTGGGGCTGGGGACCCTCCCCTGCCCTGCGAACGCCACGTGCCAGGGGCCCACCAACGACACCATGTTCGCGGCGGCGATCAACAACATCTCCTTCGTGACGCCGGCGACTGCCCTGCTTCAGGCGCACTACTTCAAGCGGTCGAGGGGGGTCTACACGCAGGACTTCCCCGAGTTACCGGCGGCGCCGTTCGACTACACCGAGGCGCCGCCGAACGACAACACGGCCGTAAAAATCGGGACGAGGCTGGCGGTGCTGCCGTTCAACACCAGCGTGGAGGTGGTGATGCAGGACACGAACATTCTCGGGGCGGAGAGCCATCCGCTGCACCTCCATGGATTCAACTTCTTCGTTGTCGGGCAGGGCTCCGGAAACTTCGACCAGGACAACCATCCGGTTGTCTTCAACTTGGTGGATCCGGTTGAGAGGAACACCGTCGGCGTGCCGGCCGGCGGTTGGGTGGCCATTCGATTTTTAGCCGACAACCCAG GAGTGTGGCTCATGCATTGTCACATAGAGACCCATTTGACTTGGGGTTTGAAGATGGGTTGGTTGGTACTCGATGGGAGCCTTCCGAGCCAAAAGTTGCCTCCTCCGCCGTCAGATCTCCCGAGATGTTGA